The Argopecten irradians isolate NY chromosome 4, Ai_NY, whole genome shotgun sequence genome has a window encoding:
- the LOC138320480 gene encoding solute carrier family 49 member 4-like isoform X1, which translates to MEEVKPLISTKPRVYARRWWVLCYFSISSMFITGSWNTWGPITESVKYSFGWGDSFIADILNVGRIGMFLSIIPMSYFIDTKGIRIGMVSSTSFLLVGYILRCCINLTPSTWPALLGQTFIGCGNVIGYSGPAAMSVAWFPHNERATSTSIAVMSTYVGLGIAYIINPLLVSAPVFGQVITGYQNTTESTIPSDQGPTHTYGVFNASTTSVVLNKDIMEEEIMTLIYIETGITALLLLIAVTLVPNVPPTPPSRSANATRMGYTKVFLHLIRNGFLCLLVVYTGIMIGVYSTWVVIFGIAFEHLGIEQKEAGWLGFTCLIGSSVLGFISARFSDLCSRRLKTILVIMLVIASLMFLWVSLLCSQYIDYSKEQLFASTILACAFLNGCVPLLYEQICNAAFPIPEGIIVGISGLVTMIGGIFYMLPISLVEFEDNSWLEWSLLVLCVVGCVVIMVTPQRNGRAELDVSVRVEKAYYYERLDTEQTGLLKVPENA; encoded by the exons ATGGAAGAAGTGAAACCTTTAATCTCTACCAAGCCTCGGGTCTATGCCCGTCGCTGGTGGGTTCTGTGTTACTTCAGTATATCCAGCATGTTCATCACAGGTAGCTGGAACACATGGGGACCCATTACAGAGTCGGTCAAATACAGCTTCGGCTGGGGTGACTCCTTTATAGCAGATATCCTCAATGTCGGAAGGATAGGGATGTTTCTGAGCATTATTCCAATGAGTTACTTCATTGACACCAAAG GAATCCGCATTGGTATGGTATCCAGTACGTCGTTCTTGCTGGTGGGGTACATACTCCGTTGTTGTATAAACCTCACACCATCCACGTG GCCTGCACTCCTAGGACAGACGTTTATCGGCTGTGGTAACGTGATCGGGTACAGTGGACCGGCCGCCATGTCGGTGGCATGGTTCCCCCACAACGAACGAGCCACATCCACTTCCATAGCAGTGATGAGTACATATGTCGGCCTCGGGATCGCTTATATCATCA ATCCGCTACTGGTATCGGCACCTGTGTTTGGGCAGGTGATAACTGGCTACCAAAATACAACTGAAAG CACGATTCCAAGTGACCAAGGCCCTACTCACACCTATGGAGTATTTAATGCTAGTACGACAAGTGTTG TATTGAACAAAGACATAATGGAAGAGGAGATAATGACATTGATTTATATAG AGACTGGGATCACAGCACTCCTCCTACTGATAGCCGTCACACTTGTCCCCAATGTTCCGCCTACTCCTCCGTCACGCAGCGCCAACGCCACGAGAATGGGGTACACTAAAGTATTCCTACATCTCATCAG gAATGGTTTCCTGTGCCTGCTGGTGGTGTATACAGGAATAATGATCGGCGTGTATTCAACGTGGGTCGTCATATTTGGTATAGCATTCGAACACCTCGGTATAGAACAG AAAGAAGCTGGATGGCTAGGGTTCACTTGTCTCATCGGAAGCTCTGTTTTAGGATTTATAAGTGCAAG GTTTTCTGACCTTTGTTCGCGGAGGTTGAAGACGATTCTGGTAATCATGTTGGTCATTGCAAGTTTGATGTTCCTGTGGGTTTCTTTGCTGTGTAGCCAATACATCGATTATAGTAAAG aacAACTGTTCGCGTCAACTATCTTGGCATGTGCGTTCCTCAATGGCTGTGTGCCGTTACTCTATGAACAGATATGCAATGCTGCCTTCCCTATCCCAGAAGGCATCATTGTCGGGATCTCAGGCCTCGTGACAATGATAGGTGGCATATTCTATATGCTGCCTATTTCTCTCGTCGAATTTGAAg ATAACTCCTGGTTGGAGTGGTCACTtcttgtgttatgtgttgttggATGTGTCGTCATAATGGTCACTCCACAGAGGAATGGACGCGCAGAACTAGACGTATCTGTCCGTGTAGAAAAAGCTTACTATTATGAAAGACTCGACACAGAACAGACCGGCTTGCTGAAAGTTCCAGAAAACGCCTGA
- the LOC138320480 gene encoding solute carrier family 49 member 4-like isoform X2: protein MSVAWFPHNERATSTSIAVMSTYVGLGIAYIINPLLVSAPVFGQVITGYQNTTESTIPSDQGPTHTYGVFNASTTSVVLNKDIMEEEIMTLIYIETGITALLLLIAVTLVPNVPPTPPSRSANATRMGYTKVFLHLIRNGFLCLLVVYTGIMIGVYSTWVVIFGIAFEHLGIEQKEAGWLGFTCLIGSSVLGFISARFSDLCSRRLKTILVIMLVIASLMFLWVSLLCSQYIDYSKEQLFASTILACAFLNGCVPLLYEQICNAAFPIPEGIIVGISGLVTMIGGIFYMLPISLVEFEDNSWLEWSLLVLCVVGCVVIMVTPQRNGRAELDVSVRVEKAYYYERLDTEQTGLLKVPENA, encoded by the exons ATGTCGGTGGCATGGTTCCCCCACAACGAACGAGCCACATCCACTTCCATAGCAGTGATGAGTACATATGTCGGCCTCGGGATCGCTTATATCATCA ATCCGCTACTGGTATCGGCACCTGTGTTTGGGCAGGTGATAACTGGCTACCAAAATACAACTGAAAG CACGATTCCAAGTGACCAAGGCCCTACTCACACCTATGGAGTATTTAATGCTAGTACGACAAGTGTTG TATTGAACAAAGACATAATGGAAGAGGAGATAATGACATTGATTTATATAG AGACTGGGATCACAGCACTCCTCCTACTGATAGCCGTCACACTTGTCCCCAATGTTCCGCCTACTCCTCCGTCACGCAGCGCCAACGCCACGAGAATGGGGTACACTAAAGTATTCCTACATCTCATCAG gAATGGTTTCCTGTGCCTGCTGGTGGTGTATACAGGAATAATGATCGGCGTGTATTCAACGTGGGTCGTCATATTTGGTATAGCATTCGAACACCTCGGTATAGAACAG AAAGAAGCTGGATGGCTAGGGTTCACTTGTCTCATCGGAAGCTCTGTTTTAGGATTTATAAGTGCAAG GTTTTCTGACCTTTGTTCGCGGAGGTTGAAGACGATTCTGGTAATCATGTTGGTCATTGCAAGTTTGATGTTCCTGTGGGTTTCTTTGCTGTGTAGCCAATACATCGATTATAGTAAAG aacAACTGTTCGCGTCAACTATCTTGGCATGTGCGTTCCTCAATGGCTGTGTGCCGTTACTCTATGAACAGATATGCAATGCTGCCTTCCCTATCCCAGAAGGCATCATTGTCGGGATCTCAGGCCTCGTGACAATGATAGGTGGCATATTCTATATGCTGCCTATTTCTCTCGTCGAATTTGAAg ATAACTCCTGGTTGGAGTGGTCACTtcttgtgttatgtgttgttggATGTGTCGTCATAATGGTCACTCCACAGAGGAATGGACGCGCAGAACTAGACGTATCTGTCCGTGTAGAAAAAGCTTACTATTATGAAAGACTCGACACAGAACAGACCGGCTTGCTGAAAGTTCCAGAAAACGCCTGA